The Ciconia boyciana chromosome 2, ASM3463844v1, whole genome shotgun sequence genome has a segment encoding these proteins:
- the LOC140648120 gene encoding uncharacterized protein: MNTASTSESGSYSTNHTRPFFYAQPTAQQPFPNPWYLSHAYSPYCVPAPGFRSGNPYFPFYSVALHEYPGFFVPQHPMHARINRRPYFNAPPPSPMFYHATRFRHYSTPGKKMETKETQTDPRQPENKQKKHQDIHTETKGCDAGNTACVSSGIGTETESTSEKQDSSGSSILVDREFHNKSPSSSTQYRKLPTGSYAFEKEEVRIEYGNGSPAIQLWKSFKETIPLYDVASGKPVSENIVQRDLFSVSSCEGMIYGPHEGEKMVPGAYLDERKAVLSSKQGVETVQENEVQNNEVKLDAEKQLNTSQWGKSPPGETMAVQITELARSVSIDQPVVRQDVVVAKKSSSKKSTGSKASQEESSFSQQAGLLPSSMEVMSDLSFQQKKLNLSHSATNESQTDKSIWCDESIEKYVPSNSWLACLDSMDTNYNYDVCLPQRKRQSVLSLSSDDMSSREEGSSIDNAPASYFVPDYVLQNSMYTFQRSTEGIEKEQIKSGGSLNEDEVVGREQMNSLNDQDVKNSSTMKIKEASSKGRKLGALPRSSSWKKINSLKKKAAKSLSEVEDSEEYSVRGEDEDEDGEDEDDDDMDEMEYFFQEATPYGILTPSRGSFYQVGQRVLWKPPKNAIPAQLISWPAQGKIKTRSGLCENIGVVYKPKEKEQVVYSDYGYYGRKMPMARRGGLEHQRTLRKFLGGRLLRENMGIPPEEYWIRSGAKPKFTGHIHGSVSPPAKSKEQGCPPLVKPKKKRISKPPSKRRDTRCEVEEVWEIPKSSVRKGCGTRKYLYKRR, encoded by the exons atgaatactgCCTCAACTTCAGAAAGTGGATCATATTCCACAAACCACACAAGACCCTTTTTTTATGCACAGCCAACAGCACAACAGCCTTTTCCAAATCCATGGTACCTCAGTCATGCATACAGTCCGTACTGTGTACCTGCTCCAG GCTTCCGAAGTGGAAAtccatattttccattttattctgttgCACTCCATGAGTACCCTGGATTTTTTGTTCCACAGCATCCAATGCATGCAAGAATTAACAGAAGGCCTTATTTTAATGCTCCCCCACCTTCCCCTATGTTTTATCATGCAACAAGATTTAGACACTATAGTacccctggaaaaaaaatggagacaaaagaaacacagactGATCCTAGACAgcctgaaaacaagcaaaaaaagcatcaaGATATCCATACAGAAACGAAAGGTTGTGATGCAGGAAATACAGCCTGTGTTTCTTCTGGTATAGGTACAGAGACTGAAAGTACTTCAGAGAAACAAGATTCATCTGGATCTTCCATTTTGGTAGACAGAGAGTTTCATAACAAGAGCCCTTCTAGCTCTACACAGTATAGAAAGCTTCCTACTGGAAGCTATGCCTTTGAGAAGGAAGAAGTGAGGATAGAATATGGAAATGGCTCTCCAGCTATTCAACTGTGGAAGTCCTTTAAAGAAACTATTCCTTTGTATGATGTGGCAAGTGGTAAACCAGTCTCAGAAAATATAGTGCAGCGTGACTTATTTTCTGTTAGCTCATGTGAAGGAATGATATATGGCCCTCATGAAGGGGAGAAAATGGTGCCAGGAGCTTACTTAGATGAGAGAAAAGCTGTTCTCTCCTCAAAACAGGGTGTTGAAACTGTGCAAGAAAATGAGGTCCAAAATAATGAAGTGAAGCTggatgcagaaaagcagctgaataCAAGTCAGTGGGGAAAATCCCCCCCAGGTGAAACCATGGCAGTGCAAATAACAGAGTTGGCAAGATCTGTTAGCATAGATCAACCAGTGGTAAGACAGGATGTTGTAGTAGCTAAGAAATCTAGCTCTAAAAAATCTACAGGCTCAAAAGCTTCTCAAGAAGAGTCGAGCTTTAGTCAACAAGCAGGACTACTTCCATCTAGTATGGAGGTAATGAGTGATTtgagttttcagcagaaaaagctgAATCTAAGCCACAGCGCAACCAATGAAAGTCAAACAGATAAAAGTATTTGGTGTGATGAATCAATTGAGAAGTATGTTCCCTCTAACAGTTGGCTGGCTTGTTTGGACAGTATGGACACAAACTACAACTATGATGTTTGTTTGCCACAAAGGAAACGTCAAAGTGTACTCAGTCTGTCTTCTGATGATATGTCCTCTAGAGAGGAAGGCTCATCAATTGATAATGCCCCAGCGTCTTATTTTGTCCCTGACTATGTGCTTCAGAATAGCATGTACACTTTCCAGAGAAGTACAGAGGGCATAGAGAAAGAGCAAATTAAAAGTGGTGGGTCCCTTAATGAAGATGAAGTGGTAGGAAGGGAGCAGATGAACAGCTTGAATGACCAAGATGTCAAAAACTCTTCAACCATGAAGATTAAAGAGGCTTCCAGTAAAGGTAGAAAGCTGGGAGCCCTTCCTAGATCTTctagttggaaaaaaatcaattctctcaagaaaaaagcagctaagAGTTTGTCAGAAGTTGAGGACTCTGAAGAATACTCTGTGAGGGGagaagatgaggatgaagatggAGAGGATGAGGATGATGATGACATGGATGAAATGGAATATTTCTTTCAAGAAGCCACTCCATATGGAATCCTGACACCTAGTAGAGGAAGTTTCTACCAAGTTGGCCAGAGGGTGCTTTGGAAACCACCTAAAAATGCTATACCGGCTCAGTTAATTAGCTGGCCTGCTCAAGGGAAAATCAAAACTAGGAGTGGGCTTTGTGAAAACATTGGTGTAGTTTACAAGccaaaggagaaagaacaagTTGTATACAGTGACTATGGATATTATGGAAGAAAGATGCCTATGGCAAGAAGAGGAGGACTTGAACACCAGCGAACACTACGGAAATTCTTGGGAG gaaggCTGTTAAGGGAGAACATGGGGATACCACCTGAAGAGTATTGGATTAGAAGTGGTGCTAAACCCAAATTTACTGGCCATATACATGGTAGTGTCTCACCCCCAGCCAAGAGCAAAGAACAAG GGTGCCCACCTTTGGTtaaaccaaagaagaaaagaataagcaAGCCACCATCAAAACGCAGAGACACAAGATGTGAGGTGGAAGAAGTGTGGGAGATACCTAAAAGCAGTGTACGCAAAG ggtGTGGAACAAGAAAGTACCTCTATAAGAGAAGATGA
- the RP9 gene encoding retinitis pigmentosa 9 protein, translating into MSHRARRGQEEEERTEEEAARGSQARPKSHPESAASGGRTQDRHERKRKRQEAQQLQKLQHLESFYEKPPPGLIKENETKPEDCIPDVPGNESAREFLAHAPTKGLWMPLGKEVKVMQCWRCKRYGHRTGDKECPFFIKGNQKLEQFRVAHEDPMYDIIRENKRHEKEMRIQQLKQLLEDSTSEDDDDNSDNSDEDDEDGSSSTSSECRDKHKKKKRKKEKKKKEKKKKKKRKRKSSKSNEKSESD; encoded by the exons ATGTCCCACAGGGCGCgaagggggcaggaggaggaggagaggacgGAGGAGGAAGCGGCGAGGGGCAGCCAGGCGCGGCCCAAGAGCCATCCGGAGTCCGCGGCGAGTGGCGGCAGGACTCAGGACCGGCATGAGAGGAAACGGAAGAGGCAGGAGGCGCAGCAGCTCCAGAAGCTCCAGCACTTGGAGTCCTT CTATGAGAAACCTCCCCCAGGGCTAATTAAG gagaatgaaacaaaaccagaagactgCATACCTGATGTGCCAGGCAATGAAAGTGCACGAGAATTCCTGGCACATGCCCCGACAAAAGGGCTTTGGATGCCCTTGGGAAAAGAAGTCAAAGTCATGCAGT gttggAGGTGTAAACGTTATGGACACAGAACAGGAGATAAAGAATGCCCATTCTTTATTAAAGGCAATCAGAAATTGGAACAATTTAGAGTA GCACATGAAGATCCAATGTACGATATAATAAGGGAAAATAAACGTCACGAAAAAGAAATGAG GATACAGCAACTGAAGCAGCTCCTGGAGGACTCTACCtcagaagatgatgatgataacAGTGATAACAGTGATGAGGATGATGAAGATGGCAGCAGCTCCACTTCCTCAGAATGTAGAgataaacacaagaaaaaaaagagaaagaaggaaaagaaaaaaaaagaaaagaagaagaagaaaaaaagaaagcgtAAATCATCTAAATCTAATGAGAAGTCAGAATCTGATTGA